In Rubrivirga sp. SAORIC476, a single window of DNA contains:
- a CDS encoding AP2 domain-containing protein, which yields MALESEGAADERQPTPRRLHHITRIDIEPSEAHPKRHPTHGWQVRARRDGKRLSKFFADAKHDGREGALEAAIAHRDRLLEELPDEPQKPRKAWSNTGVVGLSVREKDEGARSKLYVQLNWVDAAGKRKAGSYSVEKWGLRRALWNGCLKLYRERQAAGYPVEEPHVMFARAQEPFQDQIAAEIEAEEAAARAAEPIVETADVPTEAAGGDGWASPAAEIAREEETIRKLEDALFG from the coding sequence ATGGCCCTTGAGAGCGAGGGCGCTGCCGACGAGCGCCAGCCGACCCCGCGACGGCTCCACCACATCACGCGGATCGACATCGAGCCCTCCGAGGCTCATCCCAAGCGGCATCCCACGCACGGCTGGCAGGTCCGCGCCCGGCGCGACGGCAAGCGGCTCTCGAAGTTCTTCGCCGACGCGAAGCACGACGGGCGTGAGGGCGCCCTGGAGGCGGCCATCGCTCACCGCGACCGCCTGCTGGAGGAACTGCCCGACGAGCCCCAGAAGCCGCGCAAGGCGTGGAGCAACACCGGCGTCGTCGGCCTCTCGGTTCGCGAGAAAGACGAGGGCGCGCGCTCGAAGCTCTACGTCCAGCTCAACTGGGTCGACGCGGCGGGCAAGCGGAAGGCGGGCTCGTACTCGGTCGAGAAGTGGGGCCTCCGGCGGGCACTCTGGAATGGCTGCCTGAAGCTGTACCGCGAGCGGCAGGCGGCGGGCTACCCGGTCGAGGAGCCGCACGTCATGTTCGCCCGCGCGCAGGAGCCCTTCCAGGACCAGATCGCGGCGGAGATCGAAGCCGAGGAGGCGGCCGCCCGCGCGGCAGAGCCGATCGTCGAGACGGCCGACGTGCCCACCGAGGCGGCCGGGGGCGACGGCTGGGCCAGCCCGGCAGCGGAGATCGCGCGCGAAGAGGAGACCATCCGCAAGCTGGAGGACGCCCTGTTCGGGTAG
- a CDS encoding NifU family protein yields MADPTPLDPSDPALHARIEETLDAIRPYMMADGGSVRLQQVTDDMVVELELLGACGTCPMSMMTLRAGIEQALRRAVPEITRVEAVAPHAA; encoded by the coding sequence ATGGCAGATCCCACGCCCCTCGACCCCTCGGACCCCGCGCTGCACGCGCGGATCGAGGAGACGCTCGACGCCATCCGGCCCTACATGATGGCCGACGGCGGAAGCGTGCGCCTCCAGCAGGTCACCGACGACATGGTCGTCGAACTCGAACTGCTGGGCGCCTGTGGCACGTGCCCGATGAGCATGATGACGCTCCGGGCCGGCATCGAGCAGGCCCTCCGGCGCGCGGTCCCCGAGATCACGCGCGTCGAGGCCGTCGCGCCGCATGCTGCCTGA